Genomic DNA from Longimicrobiales bacterium:
CCGCAGTCCTTGTGGATCCAGTTGAAGCTCACCGCGGCCGTCGTGTCGCCCGTCGAGTAAAGCTTGACGGGGACGGACACCAGGCCGAACGATACCGTGGCCGTGCCAATCGCTCTTGCGCTCATAGCGCACCTATATAGACGAAATACCCGCGATCTGCAACAGAAATGCTGCCAGCAGAACGGAATCCGGGATGGTCGGCCGCGCGGGCGCCGGGCACGCACCTACCATATGTTCGGCGCGGGTTCAGCCGCCGGCCCGTATATTGGGGAGAGACCATGCGTACGCTGGCGTGCGGACACTGACGCCGTCGAGGCCTCTCGCCCCCGGCCAATCACTGTATCCATCGAAATGACACCACGCGGGAAACAGGCTGCGGACCTCGAGGCGTACCGCGCGAAGCGGGCGCCGGATCGTACGCCCGAGCCGTTCGACTCGGGCGGCTCGACGACCGGCCAGCTCTACGTGATGCAGAAGCACGCGGCGCGGAATCTCCACTATGACCTGCGTCTCGAGCTGGACGGCGTGCTGAAGTCATGGGCGGTGCCGAAGGATCCGTCGTATGACCAGGGGATCAAGCGCGCTGCGTTCATGGTGGAGGATCATCCGGTCGAGTACGCGACGTTCGAGGGCGTCATCCCGAAAGGGAACTACGGTGCGGGCGAAGTGATCGTGTGGGACCGGGGCGTGTGGGTGCCGCTCGAGGATCCGCATGAAGGGCTGGATAAGGGGAAGCTTCTGTTCGAGCTGCGCGGTCATCGCATGCGCGGGCGGTGGACGCTGGTGAAGGTGAAGCGCGGCGAGAACGAGTGGCTGCTTATCAAGGAGCGCGATGCGCTGGAGGGGAAGGACCGCGACACGTTCTCGCACGACTCCATCCTGACCGGTCGTACTCTGGAGGACCTGCGCACGGGCCGCGATCGCGATGCTGACCTCACGCAGCATGTCACGGCGCTCGACGCACCGCGCCGCGCGCTCGCGCCGTCGGACATGCGGGTGATGCTGGCCGAGACGCGCCGTGAGCCGTTCGACGATGATGGCTGGGTGTTCGAGCTGAAGTACGATGGGTACCGGGTACTCGGCGGCCGGTCGAACGATGAGGTCACGCTGCGGTCGCGCAACGGCAACGACATGGCGCGGGCGCTGCCCGACATCGCGGACGCGCTGGCGCGGCTGCCGTTCACTGACTTCATCGTGGACGGCGAGGTCGTTGTGCACGATGATGCGGGGCTGCCGAGCTTTCAGCGACTCCAGAAGCGTGCCCGGCTCACGCGCGGCGTGGACATTCGGCGCGCCGCCGCTGAGCTTCCGGCGACACTGTACGTATTCGACCTGCTCGCGTTCGGCGGTCATGATCTGCGCCGCCTCCCGCTCCTGAAACGCAAGGAGCTGCTGCGCGAACTGCTGCCGACCACGGGCACGCTCCGATACTCGGATCACATCGTCGGTCGGGGCAGGGCGTTCTTCGACCTGGCAGAGTCGATGCAGCTCGAGGGCATCATCGGCAAGCGCGCGGACGGCGTGTACCGGTCCGGTCGCTCGCACGAGTGGGTGAAGATCCGCGCCAGCAAGGTCGACGACTTCGTGGTCATCGGGCTCAAGGCTTCGAAGAGCACGCGCGGCACGTTCGGCTCGCTGCACATCGCGCAGTACGACGGCGACCGGCTGGTCTATGCCGGCTCGGTCGGCACCGGGCTCACGCCGAAGCACATGAAGGAAGTGATCGCGCGCGCGGGTGAATCCACGGGGACCCGGCCGGCGATAGAGGGGCTGCCGAAGACGTCGGAAGATCGCTGGGTCGAGCCGCGAGTGGTCGTGGAGGTACGGTACCTGGAGCGCACCGAGGCGGGTCAGCTCCGGCACCCGGTGTTCCTGCGGTTGCGCGACGACAAGGAAGCTGCCGAGTGCGTGCTGCACTTCGAGGATGTCGTCGCGGCGGACGCGCGCTCGCAGGAAAACGGTGTCACGGACGCGCAGTCGCAGGAAGACGGTGTCTCTGCGGGAAGGTCGGCAGAGGCCACGCTCCCGACGTCACCGCTCGCGGCAGAAGCCGCGCTCCCGACGTCACCGCAGAAGCGAGCCGGGCGCGCGCGGCATCGCGTCGAAGCCGGACTGCCGAAGCAGGAGGAGCGCAGCGTGCGCTTCACGAACGAGGACAAGGTGCTGTGGCCGGAGGATGGCTACACGAAAGGGGATCTGATCGCGTACTACCGCGCGATCGCCGGGTGGATGCTCCCGTACCTGCGCGATCGGCCCGTGGTGCAGACGAGGTTTCCCGATGGCATCAACGGCAAATCGTTCTTCCAGAAGGACGCGCCCGAGTGGGCGCCCGCGTGGCTGCGCCGGGAGACGGTATGGAGCGACGGCTCCGAGCGCGAGCTCAGCTACTTCATTGCCGATGACACGCCATCGCTCGAGTACCTCGCCAACAACGCATCCATTCCGCTGCATATATGGAGCAGCCGCATCGATGCCCCCGGGCAGCCGGACTGGTGCAGCCTCGACCTCGATCCCAAGGGCGCCCCGTTCGATCACGTCATCCGGGTCGCGCAGGCGGTCCATCGTCTCTGCGACAGCATAGGGCTGCCGAACTACGTGAAGACGAGCGGATCGAGCGGGCTCCACGTGCTGATACCGCTCGGCCGGCAGTGCACGCACGAGCAGGCGAAGCTGCTGGGAGAGCTGCTGGCGCGCCACATTGTCGGCGAGCTGCCGGACATCGCGTCGATCGCGCGTATCGTGTCACAGCGTGAGGGCCGGGTGTACGTGGATTACCTTCAGAACGGCCGCGGCAAGCTGCTCGTCGCACCGTTCTGCGTGCGGCCGCTGCCGGGCGCGCCGGTGTCGATGCCGCTCCGCTGGTCGGAGGTGAAGCGCGGCCTGACGATTGCGAAGCACACGATCCGGACTGCGACACGGCGTATGGCGCGGCTGAAGGAGGACCCGATGGCCGCGGTTCTGACGGAAACGCCCGACCTG
This window encodes:
- the ligD gene encoding DNA ligase D — encoded protein: MTPRGKQAADLEAYRAKRAPDRTPEPFDSGGSTTGQLYVMQKHAARNLHYDLRLELDGVLKSWAVPKDPSYDQGIKRAAFMVEDHPVEYATFEGVIPKGNYGAGEVIVWDRGVWVPLEDPHEGLDKGKLLFELRGHRMRGRWTLVKVKRGENEWLLIKERDALEGKDRDTFSHDSILTGRTLEDLRTGRDRDADLTQHVTALDAPRRALAPSDMRVMLAETRREPFDDDGWVFELKYDGYRVLGGRSNDEVTLRSRNGNDMARALPDIADALARLPFTDFIVDGEVVVHDDAGLPSFQRLQKRARLTRGVDIRRAAAELPATLYVFDLLAFGGHDLRRLPLLKRKELLRELLPTTGTLRYSDHIVGRGRAFFDLAESMQLEGIIGKRADGVYRSGRSHEWVKIRASKVDDFVVIGLKASKSTRGTFGSLHIAQYDGDRLVYAGSVGTGLTPKHMKEVIARAGESTGTRPAIEGLPKTSEDRWVEPRVVVEVRYLERTEAGQLRHPVFLRLRDDKEAAECVLHFEDVVAADARSQENGVTDAQSQEDGVSAGRSAEATLPTSPLAAEAALPTSPQKRAGRARHRVEAGLPKQEERSVRFTNEDKVLWPEDGYTKGDLIAYYRAIAGWMLPYLRDRPVVQTRFPDGINGKSFFQKDAPEWAPAWLRRETVWSDGSERELSYFIADDTPSLEYLANNASIPLHIWSSRIDAPGQPDWCSLDLDPKGAPFDHVIRVAQAVHRLCDSIGLPNYVKTSGSSGLHVLIPLGRQCTHEQAKLLGELLARHIVGELPDIASIARIVSQREGRVYVDYLQNGRGKLLVAPFCVRPLPGAPVSMPLRWSEVKRGLTIAKHTIRTATRRMARLKEDPMAAVLTETPDLIRALAALSKA